One Stigmatopora nigra isolate UIUO_SnigA chromosome 1, RoL_Snig_1.1, whole genome shotgun sequence DNA segment encodes these proteins:
- the csrnp2 gene encoding cysteine/serine-rich nuclear protein 2 produces MEAVSSLSLKRRFEEVDNGSLFSTPKDSDDDISSSDSADSCDSLNPPSRTEFTPTSILRRHKLSPRGKRVRFDAVTVYYFPRRQGFTSVPSQGGSSLGMAHNHSSIRHYTLGEFAREQESSHRHTLRQHLRQEKLNARKLKLTRNGTVECAQAELLTLDDVSDEDLDVDAVEVDDCFFLQPLPTKRRRALLRASGIARIDAREKAELRTIRLSREECGCDCRLFCDPRHCGCSQAGIKCQVDRMSFPCGCSRDGCGNLAGRVEFNPLRVRTHYLHTIMKLDLEKRRLLLQVPGETYAESEHVPSPFSTCPPSPRPEENEAREEDILERENETAVLHLQSAEEQERRAEEPRVEEVLLQGPFPTGTAVVCINQEEESPADLGGSAPLHYYQLCSALEPTGEEVQEAAGGHERSDQSELPQEAGEENAVTSDPPPSDD; encoded by the exons ATGGAGGCAGTTTCATCCCTCAGCCTGAAACGACGATTTGAAGAGGTGGACAACGGCTCTCTCTTTTCTACACCTAAAGACTCCGACGATGATATCTCCAGTAGCGACAGCGCCGACAGCTGCGACAGCCTCAACCCGCCTTCCAGGACTGAATTCACCC CCACATCGATCCTCCGACGACACAAGCTGTCGCCGCGAGGCAAGCGGGTGCGTTTCGATGCGGTGACGGTGTATTACTTCCCACGGAGGCAGGGCTTCACCAGCGTGCCCAGCCAAGGTGGCAGCTCGCTGGGAATGGCCCACAACCACTCGTCTATCCGCCACTACACCCTGGGCGAGTTTGCTCGGGAGCAGGAGAGCAGTCACCGACACACCTTACGCCAGCACTTGCGCCAGGAGAAGCTTAACGCAAGAAAACTGAAG CTGACCCGGAATGGCACGGTCGAGTGCGCCCAAGCCGAACTGCTCACCCTGGACGACGTGTCAGACGAGGACCTGGACGTGGACGCTGTAGAGGTGGACGACTGCTTTTTTCTCCAGCCGCTGCCCACCAAGCGGCGCCGAGCCCTCCTGCGAGCATCCGGCATCGCTCGCATCGACGCCCGGGAGAAAGCGGAGCTCCGAACCATCCGCCTGTCCCGGGAGGAATGCGGCTGCGACTGCCGTCTCTTCTGCGACCCTCGCCACTGTGGCTGCAGCCAGGCTGGCATCAAATGCCAG GTGGATAGAATGTCCTTCCCATGCGGGTGCTCCAGAGATGGTTGTGGCAATTTAGCGGGCCGCGTCGAGTTTAACCCCTTGCGGGTCCGAACGCACTACCTTCACACCATCATGAAGCTGGACTTGGAGAAAAGAAGGTTGCTGTTACAAGTCCCCGGGGAGACTTATGCCGAGTCGGAGCACGTGCCTTCCCCGTTCTCCACCTGCCCCCCGTCCCCGCGCCCGGAAGAGAATGAGGCGCGTGAGGAGGACATCCTCGAGCGGGAAAACGAAACGGCCGTATTGCACCTGCAGAGCGCCGAGGAGCAGGAGAGGAGAGCCGAGGAGCCGCGGGTGGAGGAAGTTCTCCTGCAGGGGCCGTTCCCAACCGGCACTGCCGTGGTCTGCATTAACCAAGAAGAGGAGAGTCCGGCTGACCTCGGTGGCTCCGCCCCTCTTCACTACTACCAACTGTGCTCCGCCCTTGAGCCGACGGGGGAGGAAGTCCAAGAAGCCGCAGGAGGGCACGAGCGAAGTGACCAATCAGAGCTCCCCCAAGAGGCTGGAGAGGAAAATGCGGTGACGTCAGACCCGCCTCCATCTGATGATTAG